One genomic segment of Bombina bombina isolate aBomBom1 chromosome 4, aBomBom1.pri, whole genome shotgun sequence includes these proteins:
- the LOC128657332 gene encoding oocyte zinc finger protein XlCOF7.1-like → MNKYRKQMAEQFLTQALGIICLLTGEEYVIVKKRPSHSRIHRQSGEVPIKCDDVAMYFSMEEWEYIEGHKELYKDVMMETHPALSTIEIPGNESSELTGHSDENLDTGAHRELVQNIQPGETPSDVSAELTGYSDENLDTGAQGELVQSIQPSDVSADDGNTDVDVKTEDLSVMCQLGAPIQEMCDSDNEDDGNTDVDVKTEDLSVTCQLEAPIQEMCDSDNEDDGNTDVDVKTEDLSVTCQLEALIQEMCDSDNEGENDAKISCNMEQTEDQWLRNMPEAAEQEICDNIVISTGEFTNCNYPSHDQSADASLHLLQNQRSHVGNVCSECGKCFLKKSHLLKHLKVHTEEKPFSCSICGKCYNRKKNLVAHQKIHTGGKVFSCSDCGKCFTQKSTLNNHQKIHTGEKGFSCSDCGKSFTHKTTLINHQKIHTGLKAFSCSDCGKCFTLKPTLIRHQKIHTGEKAFSCSKCGKCFTQKSTLIRHQNTHIKRNRV, encoded by the exons GAATATGTCATTGTGAAGAAGAGGCCCTCCCACAGTAGAATTCACCGGCAGAGCGGAGAG gtgcctataaagtgtgatgatgttgctaTGTATTTCTCTATGGAagagtgggagtatatagagggacacaaggagctttacaaggacgtcatgatggagactcaccCAGCACTAAGTACTATAGAGATCCCaggaaatgagagctcag aactaacaggtcacagtgatgaaaatctagacacaggagcACATAGAGAACtggtacagaatattcagccaggGGAGACCCCATCGGACGTCTCTGCAG AATTAACAGGTTAcagtgatgaaaatctagacacaggagcACAAGGAGAACTTGTACAGAGTATTCAGCCATCAGATGTCTCTGCAG ATGACGGTAATACTGACGTAGATGTTAAAACAGAAGATCTGAGTGTAATGTGTCAGCTGGGAGCTCCAATACAGGAAATGTGTGACAGTGACAATGAAG ATGACGGTAATACTGACGTAGATGTTAAAACAGAAGATCTGAGTGTAACGTGTCAGCTGGAAGCTCCAATACAGGAAATGTGTGACAGTGACAatgaag ATGACGGTAATACTGACGTAGATGTTAAAACAGAAGATCTGAGTGTAACGTGTCAGCTGGAAGCTCTAATACAGGAAATGTGTGACAGTGACAatgaag gtgaaaatgatgctaagatttcatgtaacatggaacaaacagaagatcagtggctaCGAAATATGCCAGAAgctgcagagcaggaaatatgtgacaatatagtCATAAGTACAG GGGAATTCACAAACTGTAATTATCCTAGTCATGATCagagtgcagatgcttctttacatcttcttcaaaatcaaagaagccatgtgggaaatgtatgttctgaatgtgggaaatgttttcttaagAAATCACATCTTCTTAAACATCTAAAAGTTCACACAGAAGAAAAGCCATTTTCCTGTTCTATATGTGGAAAATGTTATAACCGTAAAAAAAATCTTgttgctcatcagaaaattcatacaggaggaAAAgttttttcatgttctgactgtgggaaatgttttactcagaaatcaactcttaataaccatcagaaaattcatacaggagagaaaggattttcatgttctgactgtggaaaaagttttactcaTAAAACAACTCTTATtaaccatcagaaaattcatacagggctgaaagcattttcatgttctgactgtggaaaatgttttactctgaaaccaactcttattaggcatcagaaaattcatacaggagagaaagcattttcatgttctaaatgtgggaaatgttttactcagaaatcaactcttattaggcatcagaataCTCATATCAAAAGAAATAGAGTTTAA